In Zingiber officinale cultivar Zhangliang chromosome 8B, Zo_v1.1, whole genome shotgun sequence, a single genomic region encodes these proteins:
- the LOC122014561 gene encoding probable membrane-associated kinase regulator 2: MDSFGFLKYLRSSGSTGEAGSAVAAGAGSTIAASVLCSSDDNEEEDDGGDDDGPFFDLEFAAVSDGDEEEGEERSAEEVNGAGEEIEREFNFAVSSSGGGDEVGFDTLSPSHDLLFKGKLVPFDPSSVVIAGGDVSEADPKPQFPAYFLRTATKFRVFLLGLRKPKLSPAEAEPTSEATAPMATAAPKKEQQQQNKFFIKFKVVDAPLVSFFSRDGGSRSYGGGLRAAKTPTEESAHIAGSPTTEAEKKLVREMLQKYINKIKPLYVRVSRKYAERLRLTGHLPPADTVAAEPVALVAEETESEVTPPPPPSPAEEVAPPPTPAEATPAPPPQPVPAVVAGGGKILAAGLRVVYKRLGKSRSASAAVAAVPSPPPPPPPPRRRDDSLLQQQDGIQSAIAHCKRSFTVADQSSESPLARSMSDPGEGRADRNDASS; this comes from the exons ATGGATTCCTTCGGCTTCCTAAAATACTTACGCAGCAGCGGAAGCACCGGCGAGGCCGGCTCTGCTGTCGCTGCCGGAGCCGGATCCACCATCGCCGCCTCCGTCCTCTGTTCCTCGGATGATAACGAGGAGGAGGACGATGGCGGGGACGACGACGGGCCTTTCTTCGACCTCGAGTTCGCTGCCGTTTCGGACGGCGATGAAGAGGAGGGGGAGGAGAGGAGTGCCGAGGAGGTGAATGGCGCGGGGGAGGAGATTGAAAGGGAGTTTAACTTCGCTGTCAGCTCTAGTGGAGGCGGCGATGAGGTAGGCTTTGACACTTTGTCCCCCTCCCATGACTTGCTTTTTAAGGGAAAGCTCGTGCCTTTCGACCCTTCCTCCGTCGTCATCGCTGGCGGCGATGTTTCCGAGGCCGATCCCAAGCCCCAGTTTCCAGCGTATTTCCTCCGGACCGCCACCAAGTTCCGAGTCTTCTTGCTCGGACTCCGCAAGCCGAAGCTCTCTCCGGCGGAGGCCGAGCCTACGTCCGAAGCTACTGCCCCGATGGCGACGGCGGCTCCTAAAAAAGAGCAACAGCAGCAAAATAAGTTTTTTATCAAGTTCAAGGTGGTCGATGCCCCCTTAGTCTCTTTCTTCTCAAGGGACGGTGGTTCCCGGAGCTACGGCGGAGGCCTCCGAGCAGCAAAGACCCCGACGGAGGAGTCAGCTCACATCGCCGGCTCACCCACCACGGAGGCAGAGAAGAAGCTGGTTCGAGAAATGCTACAGAAATATATCAACAAAATTAAGCCGCTCTACGTTCGCGTCTCGAGGAAGTACGCAGAGAGACTGAGGCTCACAGGCCATCTACCTCCTGCTGACACGGTGGCGGCGGAGCCGGTCGCTCTTGTAGCCGAGGAGACGGAATCCGAAGTTACACCACCACCTCCACCATCACCAGCGGAGGAAGTAGCTCCGCCACCGACTCCGGCCGAAGCAACGCCGGCGCCTCCACCGCAGCCTGTACCAGCTGTGGTCGCAGGCGGCGGCAAAATTCTAGCAGCAGGGCTAAGAGTCGTCTACAAGCGGCTTGGGAAAAGCAGGTCCGCGTCGGCCGCCGTGGCGGCCGTCCCttcgcctccgccgccgccgccgcctcctcgtCGGCGCGATGACTCGCTCCTCCAGCAGCAGGACGGGATTCAGAGCGCCATCGCGCACTGTAAGCGCTCGTTCACTGTCGCCGACCAAA GTTCCGAGTCGCCGCTTGCGCGATCGATGAGCGATCCCGGCGAAGGCAGAGCCGACCGGAATGACGCATCATCCTGA